Within the Dolichospermum compactum NIES-806 genome, the region TCTTGGTGAAGTTTATCGTCGGATTAATTTCTAAAAGCTGACTCACGATTTATATAGCGGTAATTTTTAAAGCTGGTTCGTTACAGTTAATTAAGCGTTCAACAAATTCTATAGTTAAAATTTGCCTATTGTTGAGCTAGTTATGCGCTTTTAGTTGTGTATTAGCGCGATTTAGAAAGAGTTCATTTTCAGCAAAGTATAAGTATGTTGGTATGGTATTACGGCAATTTTGTTGCCGTATATGAGCGTTAGCTCTAAACATACTATAATTTTGTTTGCATCGGAAAGCAGTCATTTAGCGTTTTGGCACTAAAGTGTAGTGACTTGCCATAATACCTTGTCCGATTTTTTCTGGATTACCCGCAAAATAACGTATACAGTCAAATAGGAGTATACTTAATTTTGATTTACTACTTGCTGCTAATAACACACTTGCTAGACTTACCCTCTTTACAAGGAAAGGCTAAATGATATTAGACAATGAAAAATATCGGAAAGTTCATGAGTGGATTAAAAAATATACAGAAGAAGGTACTGTAGACATTGTTACAGGTTATTTTACTGTTGGGGCTTTAGCTTATCTTTCTCAGGAAATTAATCATAAAATTGCTAAATTTCGATTAGTGCTTGGCGATATTGTTAACTTAGATAAAATTGAAAATCGCCCCTTAGATTTACTAAATGAAAATATTACCATTGAAGCGGCTCTGAATCTTAGTCTTTTGGCACAGGAAGCTGTGATGTTTTTAAAACAGGACAAGGTGAAAGCAAAAACTTTAGAGCCGAATTTTTGTCATGCTAAGTGTTACTTATTTGAGCCATTGAAGGATGACGATCGCAATAAGTATTTTATTTCTGGTAGTTCCAATTTAACTGAGGCTGGAATTGGACTAAAACATACCAATAATTTAGAATTGAATATTGCTGAGACGGGAAATAATCATCAATATAAAGAGTTGGTAAAATGGTTTGATTCACTTTGGCATAAACATCAAGCTCATCCAGAAAAAACTCTCTTATTGAAAGATGGAACAACTAAAAAGGTAGATTTTAAGCAATATCTAATTCAGGAAATTGAAAAAATATTTATTAAATATACTCCCAGAGATATTTACTACAAGATATTATTTGAGTTGTTTGGTAATCAAGTTTTAGAAATTGAGAATGATCCAGACTTTAATCGTCAAGTTGGTAGATTAGAAAATACTGCTATTTTTTCTGCTCTTTATGAATTTCAAAAAAAGGGTGTTCTCAGTCTAATTAGAATGTTGCAAAAATATGATGGAGCTATTTTAGCAGATGCGGTAGGTTTAGGAAAAACTTGGAGTGCTTTGGCTGTAATGAAGTTTTTTCAAATGCAAGGACGGGAAGTTATATTACTTTGTCCTAAAAAGTTAGAGAGTAATTGGAGACGCTATAAGGAAGATCAAGCATCAAAATTTGAAACCGATAAGCTGAAATTTTTTATTCGTTTTCATACCGATATGAACGGCGATCGCCTAAATTCCTATAGCGATCGCGCTGATAAGTTTTTTTGTGATGACAAACCCAAATTAATTGTCATTGATGAAAGTCATAATCTCAGAAATGATAAATCTAGTCGTTATAACTTTTTAGTTGATAAGATTTTAAAAAACAATCAAGATATCAAAGTTTTACTAATATCTGCAACTCCAATTAATAACTCTCTCAATGATGTGAGAAATCAATTTAAGTTAATGGTTCAAGGTGATATACATGGCTATGATAGCAAATTAGGTGTAAAAAACATTGATTATTGCTTTAAACAAGCACAGACTATATTTAACGAGTGGCGCAGAGATGCCAAACCTCAAATTGGCAATTTTATTAAAAAGCTCTCAGACAATGATTTTTTTAGGTTAACAGATTCTCTATTAGTTGCGAGAACTAGAAAAATGGTGGAAGGTCAACAGACAAATTTACTATTTCCTACTAAGACAAAGCCTAAAAATTTATTTGTCACACCACATCAACTTGGTAATTTTGAAACCTTTGAGGAATTGTTTGATCATTTTCCACCAATGTTATCAGGATATCAGCCAGCCTTTTATTTAGAGGATGAATCAAATCAGCAAAAAGACGCTAAGAAAGATATATTACGGGATGAAAAGTCACGCGATCGCTTTCTAGTTAAAATGATTTATATTTTGATGGTGAAGCGATTAGAGTCTTCTTGGTTTTCCTTTTACTCAACAGTAGAAAAAATCAAAAATCATCATCAAAATGCTTTAGATAAAATTAAAGCATATCAAGCAAACAAGGTAAAAACGGTATTATTAGAAGATGATGTTGATGATTTAGAAAATGATGAGAATGATGATGATATTACTGATACATTAGGTAAAAAAACGCCCCATCAGTATCGCGGAAATTGATCAAGCTGGTAACTTAGATAAGTTTAAAGAGGATCTAAAAAAAGATTTAGATGCTCTCGATAAGCTGTATATTAATTTACAAAAGTTTGCTATAAAAATTGATAAAGAAATTCAAAAATCCCAGCAGTTTAAATCCTGTGATGATAAGTTAGAAAGACTGATTATAGAGATTATCAAAAAGCGTAAATCAGGAGCAAATAACCACAATCAAAAAGTAGTAATTTTTACAGTTTATCGTGATACAGCGATGTATTTATTTAACCAACTTCAAGCTAGAGGTTTTGACAAAATTGCGATCGCATCAGGAACAGGTTCATACTCCGATGATAGCCCACACAAACAATCTATGGAGGCTATTCTCGAAAGATTTGCACCCTATACAAAGCTATTTTGTGAAAAAGAATGGGCTTTTACCTCTGAAAAATCAGGTCTTGAAGCCTTTGGAGAATGGCAAGAATGGGTTAAAGATAATCACCCTGAAACTTACCACAAACTCAAGAAACCCATAGATATTTTGATTGCTACGGATGCTTTAAGTGAAGGGCAAAATTTACAAGATGCTGATATGGTAATTAATTATGATATTCATTGGAATCCTGTGAGAATTATCCAACGTATGGGTAGAATTGATCGGTTAGGTAGTCCTAATCAAGAAATTTTTGGGATTAACTTCTGGCCTTCAGATAATATTAATTCCTATCTCAATTTACAAGGAAGAATTGAACAGCGTATGGCCGCCATGAAGTTAGCAGGAGCAGAAGTAGATCATCAATTTTCTGATAGTTTTGCTAAGATGGCTCATGATGAAGAATTTGATCAAAAAATGAATGATCTGATGATGCGACAAATGCAAACTACATGGGATGATATTGAAGTTAGTAATCAAGGTTTAGGCTTTGATAGTTTGTCTTTAGAGCGATATCGTCAGGATTTATTAACAGAATTTAATCGTGATAAAGATAAATATCGCCAAATGCCAAAAGGTGTATATACAGGATTTACAGCAGTGCAGAAATCGGGCATTGATGATGATTTGAATGATAATTTGCATGATGGTATTATTGCTTTGTTGGGGTATCCTGCTAAACCAGCTAAAAAATTAGCTCATCAATA harbors:
- a CDS encoding SNF2-related protein — encoded protein: MILDNEKYRKVHEWIKKYTEEGTVDIVTGYFTVGALAYLSQEINHKIAKFRLVLGDIVNLDKIENRPLDLLNENITIEAALNLSLLAQEAVMFLKQDKVKAKTLEPNFCHAKCYLFEPLKDDDRNKYFISGSSNLTEAGIGLKHTNNLELNIAETGNNHQYKELVKWFDSLWHKHQAHPEKTLLLKDGTTKKVDFKQYLIQEIEKIFIKYTPRDIYYKILFELFGNQVLEIENDPDFNRQVGRLENTAIFSALYEFQKKGVLSLIRMLQKYDGAILADAVGLGKTWSALAVMKFFQMQGREVILLCPKKLESNWRRYKEDQASKFETDKLKFFIRFHTDMNGDRLNSYSDRADKFFCDDKPKLIVIDESHNLRNDKSSRYNFLVDKILKNNQDIKVLLISATPINNSLNDVRNQFKLMVQGDIHGYDSKLGVKNIDYCFKQAQTIFNEWRRDAKPQIGNFIKKLSDNDFFRLTDSLLVARTRKMVEGQQTNLLFPTKTKPKNLFVTPHQLGNFETFEELFDHFPPMLSGYQPAFYLEDESNQQKDAKKDILRDEKSRDRFLVKMIYILMVKRLESSWFSFYSTVEKIKNHHQNALDKIKAYQANKVKTVLLEDDVDDLENDENDDDITDTLGKKTPHQYRGN
- a CDS encoding C-terminal helicase domain-containing protein → MYLFNQLQARGFDKIAIASGTGSYSDDSPHKQSMEAILERFAPYTKLFCEKEWAFTSEKSGLEAFGEWQEWVKDNHPETYHKLKKPIDILIATDALSEGQNLQDADMVINYDIHWNPVRIIQRMGRIDRLGSPNQEIFGINFWPSDNINSYLNLQGRIEQRMAAMKLAGAEVDHQFSDSFAKMAHDEEFDQKMNDLMMRQMQTTWDDIEVSNQGLGFDSLSLERYRQDLLTEFNRDKDKYRQMPKGVYTGFTAVQKSGIDDDLNDNLHDGIIALLGYPAKPAKKLAHQYQVFDLIYIDKSGKLILKNQKEVLDLLTLYKDNERFVPDAVDRGEAVAVAELVNALKTWLTSQAVQEEQMEDGSVKKTMGNETLGILQGLKRGNKASIDRIKQNVTVDGKYQLSNFDLISWVLVTV